CCACCAGGTTCTCTTTTATCATTGTCCTATTCTTGCTCTTGCATTGCTTATAGATTTGTCAATATGTGGTATCaacctttttaaatattcatattgaTTTGTGTTCAGAAAGAATCCTTTGATTGTAGGTCTATCATTAAGATACATTCGGACATCAACTCTGATGTCTGCTTGATAGGTACATATTGTGACATAGTAATGTCCTGGTAATTGAAATTGTTTCATGTAAGTACACAAACTAAAATTTTGTTGTTGGTCCAAAGAGTCGGTagtgaataatgaaatacaaTCAGTTCTGTTTTGAGAATTGTCACAAGCATAAATATGATGAGTCATTGCCAAAGTAGcactcattatagataaaagTACCAAAATTCctgtcattttcaaaatgtcgAAATGAATGTCATAGTTCCTAAACAAAGAACTTATACTAGATCTCATGCTCGAGTGTGAGTATGCCATAGGAATGGCCAAACTGTCAGTTTCCTCTTCAacaattttttccattttgatgTGTCCTGAACAAAACTCTAAttcattatgataaaaaaaaatgttactaagGTTATTATTAAGGACACAAGTAATGACATCACGTGTATTAATGTGGTCTTTTTGTTGTCtatgttttcaaaaaaaaaggtCTAAAAGTGAACAACAGCCTTCATATCTCAtacgaaaaaaaatctaaacctTTTTTACCACAAATTAAGACCCTCCTCCCCTGACATCAACAGCTGCTTagtgaaaagaaaaacatttaataaacatttttattatttggaacagtaattataacaaaatatacaacaacaacaaaaacacaaaaaaaagtatttaaactGATCATATTAAATCAACTTAACATTAATAGTgtattaaaacattcaaacaaaaacaatgatatCAAAGTGTTCTTGATATGGGATATATTTCAGTTCTTTCAATAACATTTCACATCTGGAATTTGTAGTAAAACATCAGAGGCATTAAATAAGGTACATAATGTCATAATCTGTATAAAATGCAGTAGTTTAAACAATAACagtgtataaattttatataacaaaagtGGCAACAACACTTTGCATTTGatttttgtccaaaaaaaacccatcagCAATGAAATGAGGTAGTTTAATAATAATGgtgtataaaattttataaaaacataataataataacatcatAAGTATAAAActagacaataaaaaaattatcaatgatctacattataaaagaaatgcatctataacaaatattaaaaaaaaagtattgttcaaataagcaccataagtattattttttttttcaaataataagtAGAACTACATAATATGGACACATATAATGAGCAAACATACAGCTATTTAgtgttgtatttaaaataaatttatcacaGTTTATAGGCACATATAAACATGATACGTGATAtttatgaaaaagtaaaaaaaggggggtatacatGTTTTAAGATTTCTATAAGTTTACCTAATTTATGATGTATTGTAATAATGCTATTAATGGCACATATATTGagtgttttgtaaataaaattcattggCACAAATACAAAATGACTAGTTATTAATTgaatatctaaattaaaaacaaaaatttagatTTAACAGTGTAAAAAATAACTACATCTACTGTAAATTAAATCTAGTAAAAAtgactgacattttttttttctaaacttcatatctaaattaaaacaaaaaaaaacccaactacAACAAAATCTAGATTCAACAATGGGATTAAATGCTACATCTACTGTAAATCTAATCTAATAATAATGACAGACATGCTTTTCTAAACCCTAATGAATATAAAAgttgacaataaaacaaacatatttagaATTTGTAGTCTAAACCttcatgaatataaaaattgGCAACAAAACAACCCATTTGGAATTGTAGGCTAAACCTTCATGgacataaaaattgacaacaaaacAACCTATGTGGAATTGTAGTCTAAacattcatgaaaataaaaattgacaacaaatcAGCCTATTTGGAATGTGTAGTCTAAACCTTGAGTAGtagtatttctgatttttttgttgttgctattTTTCTTTCTTGAACAAACTGATgcactaaaaaatatttagacaATTATGGTCTTTTTTTAtccaaagaaataaaaaaaaaaaaattcaaaagttatgattttttttctgacttTGATTCAAAATGtccaagtaatttttttttacaaattaatttcCTCAAACATGatcttttttttggttttggttcTTGTTCTACTGGCAATGGGAGATATTGACATCAATTCAATTGGTGATGCAGAAGGTTCAGGTGATTCCTCTTGGTCATTGATATGAAATACTGTAGGTGGTGATGGTAGTGTATCATGTTTTGGGCTTGATGACTGTGGTGGCGTGTAGATGCTACGATTGAATGGTTCAGGCGTGCTAATATTTCCCTGTGCTGATGGTGTTTGGGATGATTCCATACTTAAATATGAGGACTGCATGGTCTGGCTATAAAGATGTGAATTTGTGGTAGAATTAAGGCTTCTAAGCAGTGGTAAGTATTGGTTCTGTTGTTTTCGCAGTTGAAGAATAAGTTTCATTAAGGCAGCTACAATGAAAACACTGAAAACTACAGCCCAAATCCAcaatcctataaaaaaaaaaaaattattatagttAAATCAGAATAGATTGATATGATTCAATTTACATCATTATCATACTgatgaaggatatctgttatccaaaatattcatagatatttatatttaatgtttcttttttttatatatatattggtgttgttttgtacacttttttttttggggcatttatataaatatttactcaATGAAACACCTTTTAGATCAAGTTACTTTTCAAATTACAGAGGTGaactctgaaaaaaaaagtacaggAAAGATAAAGTTTATAATGTGACACTGTCcttaaaatctttgaaatattGGCCAATGGACATTACAAACTTGGCTCACTTCAACAATGTATTtcataaatcaaacaaaaatcttgatttacATCTATTTTTTACACAACAAAATTCAATGTACAAAAAaggtaatacattttttttttgtacctgTAATGGTATAATTTATATCTGTTGTTGTTACTGTCATGGATATTGTCTGTGTTGTGTCTGTTGCTTCTCCTATGGTGATAGTTGATGTTGTTACTCCTGTTGTTATTGGTGTCTTTTCTGTTGTAGCTTCTGTCTTTTGAGGTACTGCACCTGTTGTCAGTGTGGTAAGTAACAGATTACTTTTGGTTGTAACTGTTGCATTATCAGGAACTGTAAAATAAACACaagatttcattcatatttttgtaaatgttgtattttgaagttttttgcaataatgagaatttgttttaacatttctatcaataatgtatatgatatgtttttttcgGAAAATTTTTATGTAAACGATGACTTTgtcaaatcatattttaaacagctttaaataaatacataaatacatatattcttgttttttctcCCTGTTGAAGACAGCATGAATAATATTTCTCATTACTTACCTATTAATATCTAGTTTTCGTCGTCATTGCTTGAATTAATGTTGTGGGAGTCCAATTTATACTGTAGTTCCAAATGTTAAAATTAACCTAAGGGTTATATGTAGGGGGgcttaaatttatattgtgtATTGCATATGTTACAATTAGCCAGCGGTTAGATGACACGATTACATCGTTATGATGAGTCATCATATAATACATGACGCCATTGGGGGTTATTCTTATGTACCAATTAGACTTCGAGTTAggtgacacaattttttttttaactcatgtATGACGTCAATGGGTGCTATAAAAAGATGAGTCAGCATTAATATATGGGTGCTATAAAATATATGACGTCATGAATTCATGATAGGAACATGGGTGATAAAGATTAGGATGAGTCAGCATTAATGTATGGGTGCTATAAAATGTATGACGTCATGACATCATGATATTATGTCATTTGAGATTATGTAAGATTATATAACTTGGGGGTCTTAATTTCTTTTTGGGGGGTCCAAAAACCCCCTATAGTAGTTCTATACAGGAGCAATGGGattcaaagtaaaattttatgaCAAATAACTGAAAGCAGATCGAGTTTCTACATAGTACATTGTGATTCAAAGAAAGAATCTTCAATCTACAGCTAACATACTCTGTCATTAAAAAATCAcattatttctttgtttttgcttttttctaaataaaggGGTCTGAACCAGCAGGTGGTCTGAATGAATTATTAAGTGCACCAATTTACGGAGGAATTTGTTTTTCACTACAACGATATGAGATCCGTAAGGGATAAAATTTTCAATGACCAAAATTGACACACATACACTCAATTATTCTATGtcagaaaataatatatgttttgtaatattaaaatagGGATATCCCctcttttattgataattttttttataagagaTTTCACattaaaaccttaaaaaaagtcttttatgtgtgtttttttgGGGTGAGGTGGGGAAATGATTAAACTTATCCCCCAAATGAATACACGACACACATGGTCAAAATGGACGTAATTATTTTCcagttaattatttttcttatttgtacACAAACGTGTGTAGGATTCAAATGTGAAATGTGTGCCGAACAAGGCGTGATGGCAGAGTGAAGGTGTAAGGACTCTAGATGTATCAGGGTCACACACACGAGGATAAAATATGTAGAAATCTTGAAAGAAGACGAATGTAGCTGTGTTGTATTCTTTAGCAAACGAGCACAAACCATTACACATTTATTACAACCTGCATGTCGCTGGAATTGTTCAGCATATTCATGTGGtaagtacatacatgtatttttacaGTATGAAATTTAAGGAACAACCATGGAAGGTTAggattaaattttcaaattaaaaaaaaaacactatggTAGTGTATGCAGAGGAGGTTGAAATCCTATCAATGAGAGTCTATAAATATGTCAACTCGACTATCACAAGCTCTACTGTGATAGTCGAGTTGACATATTTATAGACCCTCATTGATAGGATTTCAACCTCCTGTGGtgtatgataaaataaaaacccGGGATGATTTTCAGGGTAGAAAAAAGACAGGATACATCTGTTGAACATTCATCCGATGGGCAGATTGAAGGGAAGACATGTATTAAGATTCATTACGTTTCAATTTTGCCCCGTTCGGTTCAGGGATCCCCATGCGGGACATGGGGTAGAATATAGGCCCGAAACCTTCTCTGACTGAGGGGTATGATCCCACCAACAAATGTTTATGTTCTGTTAACCACTTACCATATGAAACTTCTTTCTAAAAAATGATTACAAATCAAACAATTAAACAGCAAATCCAATcttctttatacatgtacatgtaataacacACCTCATCCAGTGTAACTGGAAAGTCTTAATAAAAACCGGGTATATACAAATCTcctctgacatcagactcgtactt
The nucleotide sequence above comes from Mytilus trossulus isolate FHL-02 chromosome 5, PNRI_Mtr1.1.1.hap1, whole genome shotgun sequence. Encoded proteins:
- the LOC134717861 gene encoding uncharacterized protein LOC134717861, producing MKSCVYFTVPDNATVTTKSNLLLTTLTTGAVPQKTEATTEKTPITTGVTTSTITIGEATDTTQTISMTVTTTDINYTITGLWIWAVVFSVFIVAALMKLILQLRKQQNQYLPLLRSLNSTTNSHLYSQTMQSSYLSMESSQTPSAQGNISTPEPFNRSIYTPPQSSSPKHDTLPSPPTVFHINDQEESPEPSASPIELMSISPIASRTRTKTKKKIMFEEINL